One genomic segment of Sphaerodactylus townsendi isolate TG3544 linkage group LG07, MPM_Stown_v2.3, whole genome shotgun sequence includes these proteins:
- the TXNL1 gene encoding thioredoxin-like protein 1 isoform X1 produces MVGVKGIANDAEFQSELSAAGSRLAVAKFTMRGCGPCLRIAPAFNSLSNKYPQATFLEVDVHQCQGTAATNNISATPTFLFFRNKVRIDQYQGAEAVGLEEKIKQHLENDPGNNEDTDIPKGYMDLMPFINKAGCECLNESDEHGFDNCLRKDSSFLESDCDEQLLITVAFNQPVKLYSMKFHGPDNGQGPKYVKVFINLPRSMDFEEAERSEPTQALELSADDIKEDSIIQLRYVKFQNVNSVTLFVQSNQGDEETTRITYFTFIGTPVQATNMNDFKRVVGKKGESH; encoded by the exons ATGGTGGGCGTGAAGGGGATCGCCAACGACGCCGAGTTCCAGAGCGAGCTGAGCGCCGCCGGGTCCCGCCTAGCGGTGGCCAAGTTCACAATGCGGGG ATGTGGGCCGTGTTTAAGGATAGCTCCTGCTTTCAACTCTCTGAGCAATAAATATCCCCAAGCAACCTTTTTGGAAGTCGATGTACATCAGTGTCAG GGAACAGCTGCAACCAATAATATATCAGCCACCCCGACGTTTCTTTTCTTCCGGAACAAAGTTCGAATCGACCAGTATCAAGGCGCGGAGGCTGTGGGGCTAGAAGAGAAAATCAAGCAGCACCTAGAGAATGACCCAGGAAACAATGAGGATACTGACATTCCAAAGGGATAC ATGGATTTGATGCCGTTTATCAACAAAGCCGGCTGCGAATGCCTTAACGAAAGCGATGAACACGGGTTTGATAACTGTTTACGTAAAGACTCTTCTTTCCTGGAATCGGACTGTGATGAGCAG CTGCTCATTACCGTTGCTTTTAACCAGCCTGTCAAGCTTTATTCTATGAAATTTCATGGGCCCGATAACG GTCAAGGTCCCAAGTACGTAAAAGTGTTTATCAACCTCCCCCGATCAATGGATTTtgaagaagcagaaaggagcGAGCCCACCCAAGCTCTGGAGCTATCGGCAGATGACATCAAAGAAGACAGTATTATCCAGCTTCGCTATGTAAAGTTTCAGAACGTTAACAGTGTAACC TTATTTGTCCAGTCCAATCAAGGAGATGAAGAAACAACGAGAATCACGTATTTCACGTTCATCGGAACGCCAGTCCAAGCGACAAATATGAATGATTTTAAGCGG
- the TXNL1 gene encoding thioredoxin-like protein 1 isoform X2: MVGVKGIANDAEFQSELSAAGSRLAVAKFTMRGCGPCLRIAPAFNSLSNKYPQATFLEVDVHQCQGTAATNNISATPTFLFFRNKVRIDQYQGAEAVGLEEKIKQHLENDPGNNEDTDIPKGYMDLMPFINKAGCECLNESDEHGFDNCLRKDSSFLESDCDEQLLITVAFNQPVKLYSMKFHGPDNGQGPKYVKVFINLPRSMDFEEAERSEPTQALELSADDIKEDSIIQLRYVKFQNVNSVTLFVQSNQGDEETTRITYFTFIGTPVQATNMNDFKRHFPGPKR, from the exons ATGGTGGGCGTGAAGGGGATCGCCAACGACGCCGAGTTCCAGAGCGAGCTGAGCGCCGCCGGGTCCCGCCTAGCGGTGGCCAAGTTCACAATGCGGGG ATGTGGGCCGTGTTTAAGGATAGCTCCTGCTTTCAACTCTCTGAGCAATAAATATCCCCAAGCAACCTTTTTGGAAGTCGATGTACATCAGTGTCAG GGAACAGCTGCAACCAATAATATATCAGCCACCCCGACGTTTCTTTTCTTCCGGAACAAAGTTCGAATCGACCAGTATCAAGGCGCGGAGGCTGTGGGGCTAGAAGAGAAAATCAAGCAGCACCTAGAGAATGACCCAGGAAACAATGAGGATACTGACATTCCAAAGGGATAC ATGGATTTGATGCCGTTTATCAACAAAGCCGGCTGCGAATGCCTTAACGAAAGCGATGAACACGGGTTTGATAACTGTTTACGTAAAGACTCTTCTTTCCTGGAATCGGACTGTGATGAGCAG CTGCTCATTACCGTTGCTTTTAACCAGCCTGTCAAGCTTTATTCTATGAAATTTCATGGGCCCGATAACG GTCAAGGTCCCAAGTACGTAAAAGTGTTTATCAACCTCCCCCGATCAATGGATTTtgaagaagcagaaaggagcGAGCCCACCCAAGCTCTGGAGCTATCGGCAGATGACATCAAAGAAGACAGTATTATCCAGCTTCGCTATGTAAAGTTTCAGAACGTTAACAGTGTAACC TTATTTGTCCAGTCCAATCAAGGAGATGAAGAAACAACGAGAATCACGTATTTCACGTTCATCGGAACGCCAGTCCAAGCGACAAATATGAATGATTTTAAGCGG